The following proteins are encoded in a genomic region of Lactiplantibacillus plantarum:
- a CDS encoding subtype B tannase, whose protein sequence is MSNRLIFDADWLVPEQVQVAGQAIQYYAARNIQYVQHPVAAIQVLNVFVPAAYLHGSSVNGYQRATAPILMPNTVGGYLPGPADDPQRVTWPTNAGTIQQALKRGYVVVAAGIRGRTTVDKSGQRVGQAPAFIVDMKAAIRYVKYNQGRLPGDANRIITNGTSAGGATSALAGASGNSAYFEPALTALGAAPATDDIFAVSAYCPIHNLEHADMAYEWQFNGINDWHRYQPVAGTTKNGRPKFEPVSGQLTVEEQALSLALKAQFSTYLNQLKLTASDGTHLTLNEAGMGSFRDVVRQLLISSAQTAFDQGTDIHKYAGFAVTGNQVTDLDLSAYLKSLTRMKAVPAFDQLDLTSPENNLFGDATAKAKHFTALAQTRSTVTAQLADAELIQAINPLSYLTTTSSQVAKHWRIRHGAADRDTSFAIPIILAIMLENHGYGIDFALPWDIPHSGDYDLGDLFSWIDGLCQ, encoded by the coding sequence ATGAGTAACCGATTGATTTTTGATGCTGACTGGCTGGTGCCGGAACAGGTCCAAGTTGCCGGGCAGGCTATTCAATATTATGCTGCCCGTAATATTCAGTACGTTCAGCATCCAGTCGCAGCGATTCAGGTCCTAAACGTTTTTGTACCAGCCGCATACTTGCATGGCAGTTCAGTCAATGGTTATCAGCGGGCAACGGCGCCAATTCTGATGCCGAATACGGTCGGCGGTTATTTGCCAGGACCGGCGGATGATCCGCAACGTGTCACTTGGCCGACGAATGCAGGGACGATTCAACAGGCACTTAAACGCGGTTACGTTGTGGTGGCCGCTGGAATTCGCGGTCGTACGACGGTTGATAAGTCTGGGCAACGGGTCGGGCAAGCGCCGGCTTTTATCGTAGATATGAAGGCGGCAATCCGTTACGTTAAGTATAATCAGGGCCGGCTGCCAGGTGACGCGAACCGGATCATCACGAATGGAACGAGTGCTGGGGGTGCCACTTCGGCTTTAGCGGGTGCGAGTGGCAATTCGGCTTATTTTGAACCAGCCTTAACTGCGCTCGGGGCAGCACCGGCGACTGACGATATCTTTGCGGTGTCAGCTTACTGCCCGATTCATAATCTGGAACACGCAGACATGGCCTACGAGTGGCAGTTTAATGGTATTAATGACTGGCACCGTTATCAGCCTGTTGCGGGGACGACCAAGAATGGGCGACCAAAATTTGAACCGGTTAGTGGTCAGCTCACAGTTGAAGAACAGGCCCTTTCGTTGGCGTTAAAAGCCCAGTTCAGTACTTACTTGAACCAGTTGAAACTCACGGCCAGTGACGGGACGCACTTGACGCTTAATGAGGCGGGAATGGGTTCATTTCGTGATGTTGTTCGCCAATTATTGATATCATCTGCTCAGACGGCATTCGATCAAGGGACGGATATTCATAAGTACGCAGGCTTTGCCGTTACTGGAAATCAGGTGACGGACTTGGATTTATCAGCTTATTTGAAGTCGTTAACTCGCATGAAAGCCGTCCCGGCGTTTGACCAATTAGATTTGACGAGTCCAGAGAATAATTTATTTGGCGATGCAACGGCGAAAGCCAAGCACTTTACGGCCTTGGCACAGACGCGAAGTACGGTGACTGCACAACTAGCGGACGCTGAGCTGATTCAGGCGATTAATCCGCTCAGTTACTTAACGACAACTTCGTCACAAGTTGCTAAGCACTGGCGGATTCGCCACGGTGCGGCCGACCGAGATACGAGTTTTGCAATCCCGATTATTCTAGCAATAATGTTAGAAAATCATGGTTATGGCATTGATTTTGCGCTACCGTGGGATATTCCCCACAGTGGTGACTATGATTTAGGCGATTTATTTTCCTGGATTGATGGCTTGTGCCAATGA
- a CDS encoding PTS transporter subunit IIC — MEATTTAATATHKMSTMDYVYKVSAGVSNAILVCLGIGLLLQSLANFVHWTALYQVGAIAQVLLGPAFGVAIATMLNSNTLVTFSAMISSTIGANAVFFSQSATNGVTATGHTLAQAAQSSIFTTGQPISAVAAGLVAVLIGNYLTGKTPLDMMLVPLAATFVGAVVGLGLAAVTTPALVWLSKFIATSMKVNPLIGSMAVSLAWALFLMTPASSAALAVAVMLDPVSSGAALIGTTAQFVGFTIMSFRQNNLGANIAQGIITPKVQFPNLLVNPRLAIPPMVAAVIAAPVATIAFHFSTSYKLAGLGLNSLIAPISLASTNFNSFMVYLLTGVLMPAVISIVLYRILVAAKWVESQQLQLEIV; from the coding sequence ATGGAAGCAACTACGACCGCGGCTACCGCGACACATAAGATGAGTACCATGGATTACGTTTATAAAGTTTCGGCAGGTGTTTCTAATGCTATTTTAGTTTGTTTAGGGATTGGATTGTTATTGCAGTCACTCGCGAATTTTGTTCACTGGACGGCATTATACCAAGTCGGTGCGATTGCGCAAGTGTTATTGGGACCGGCATTTGGAGTCGCGATTGCCACGATGCTCAACAGCAACACGTTAGTTACGTTTAGCGCCATGATTTCGTCGACGATCGGGGCGAACGCTGTCTTTTTCTCTCAGTCCGCAACTAACGGCGTCACAGCGACGGGGCATACGTTGGCCCAAGCAGCTCAGAGCTCGATTTTTACCACCGGTCAACCGATTTCGGCCGTTGCGGCTGGGTTAGTCGCGGTTCTGATCGGTAATTATTTAACTGGTAAGACGCCGCTTGATATGATGTTGGTCCCGTTAGCGGCCACTTTTGTCGGTGCGGTGGTTGGTCTCGGGTTAGCAGCCGTAACGACGCCCGCGTTGGTCTGGCTGAGCAAGTTCATCGCGACTTCAATGAAGGTCAACCCGTTGATCGGTTCGATGGCCGTTTCACTTGCCTGGGCGTTATTTTTAATGACACCTGCGTCTTCGGCCGCATTGGCGGTGGCGGTCATGTTAGATCCCGTCTCATCGGGTGCGGCCTTAATTGGAACAACCGCCCAGTTCGTGGGCTTTACGATTATGTCTTTTCGCCAAAATAACTTGGGGGCCAATATCGCGCAGGGGATTATCACGCCTAAAGTCCAATTTCCAAACTTGCTGGTGAATCCACGGTTAGCGATTCCACCAATGGTTGCTGCGGTTATTGCCGCCCCGGTGGCGACGATTGCCTTTCATTTTTCAACCAGTTACAAGCTGGCCGGCTTAGGATTGAATTCGTTAATTGCACCGATTTCGTTAGCATCGACGAACTTTAACAGTTTTATGGTCTATCTCTTGACTGGGGTGCTGATGCCAGCAGTTATTTCAATCGTGCTGTACCGAATTCTAGTTGCGGCAAAGTGGGTCGAATCGCAGCAGCTACAGTTGGAAATCGTTTGA
- a CDS encoding alpha/beta hydrolase, which yields MEFKIKRDGLALQARLETPAAPSSTLVILMHGFTADMGYDTTQFVPQLAQALVAHGLAVLRFDFNGHGCSEGRFQDMTVINEIADAKAVLDEALTLHYDHIVLAGHSQGGVVASMLAGYYPDVVDKLILMAPAATLKSDAQQGVLQGATYDPQHIPAYLNIRDGLKVGGFYLRTAQQLPIYEVAQQYDGSVTLIHVTADTVVSPQASEKYHEVYQHSQLHWVQDGGHRFSGDARATAIQLALAAFK from the coding sequence ATGGAATTTAAGATTAAACGGGATGGGCTGGCGTTACAGGCAAGGTTGGAGACTCCGGCGGCACCGAGCTCAACGCTAGTCATCTTAATGCATGGGTTTACGGCCGATATGGGATATGATACGACCCAATTTGTGCCGCAATTGGCGCAAGCATTAGTTGCTCACGGCTTGGCAGTTCTGCGTTTTGACTTCAATGGTCATGGCTGTAGTGAAGGTCGGTTTCAAGATATGACAGTGATTAATGAGATTGCGGACGCTAAAGCAGTTTTAGATGAAGCGTTGACCTTACATTATGACCACATTGTCTTGGCAGGGCATTCGCAAGGCGGGGTGGTAGCCAGCATGTTAGCAGGATATTATCCAGACGTGGTCGACAAACTGATCTTGATGGCGCCGGCCGCAACGTTAAAGTCCGATGCGCAACAAGGTGTTCTACAAGGTGCGACCTATGATCCACAACATATTCCGGCCTATTTGAATATTCGTGATGGCCTTAAAGTTGGTGGCTTTTATTTGCGGACCGCGCAACAGTTGCCGATTTATGAGGTAGCTCAGCAGTATGACGGTTCGGTGACATTGATTCACGTTACGGCCGACACGGTGGTCTCGCCACAGGCTTCTGAAAAGTATCATGAGGTCTATCAGCACAGTCAGTTGCATTGGGTTCAGGACGGTGGCCATCGCTTTAGCGGCGATGCGCGCGCTACCGCGATCCAATTAGCACTGGCCGCGTTTAAATGA
- a CDS encoding bacteriocin immunity protein, producing MKSEVQGIIQDLYQELAPTAANQEIRAALLKAHQQLKQAPQLDHALIKRLTNDVTYNIFTKQLRLTPTENLLVSELLSVSHRLSA from the coding sequence GTGAAAAGTGAAGTACAGGGAATCATTCAAGATTTATATCAAGAATTAGCACCAACTGCGGCGAATCAAGAAATTCGGGCAGCACTATTGAAGGCACACCAACAATTGAAACAGGCGCCCCAGCTTGATCATGCGCTAATTAAGCGGTTAACGAATGACGTGACTTATAATATTTTTACTAAACAGTTGCGCTTGACGCCAACTGAAAACTTATTGGTTAGTGAGTTACTATCGGTCAGTCATCGGTTGAGTGCGTAA
- a CDS encoding zinc ribbon domain-containing protein yields MKKCPNCGTEIAANAKFCTHCGYDLTKATPASATANATSATATQTTTATTQAAVHTSTASANQQQSASAEKQAASRSAAADTTRTATNQQVQQLQSSAKNYFSWLLASWKNPSCEVRTESYFSYISFVIEALFMTLAAVTISNKFLTTANDSQSYFHISKLAFSTDLKIFLCLLIGMCFYLAVGYVTCLLGSRGTKVGFTTYMKRFGQLTNYAIIVNLLLWFASSLVNFSVDNFFTIAASFRWSIILLSVSVLVWQLGLIFVINKSVTQPLISRVYLALIAVLVVSLLFYFMDKIILQDLQTALLSHATDFANQIGNLFGSQY; encoded by the coding sequence ATGAAAAAATGTCCCAACTGCGGCACTGAGATTGCTGCCAATGCAAAGTTCTGTACCCACTGTGGTTACGATCTAACCAAAGCGACACCGGCCTCGGCAACGGCCAACGCCACTTCAGCCACAGCTACCCAAACAACGACTGCAACGACGCAAGCAGCTGTCCATACCAGCACAGCTTCAGCCAATCAACAACAATCGGCCAGCGCTGAAAAACAAGCAGCATCACGTTCAGCAGCTGCTGATACGACACGGACGGCTACTAACCAACAAGTCCAACAGCTGCAATCATCTGCTAAGAATTATTTTAGTTGGCTCTTGGCTAGCTGGAAAAATCCTAGCTGTGAAGTCCGAACTGAAAGTTATTTTAGTTACATTTCCTTTGTCATTGAAGCACTATTCATGACGTTGGCCGCTGTAACCATTAGCAATAAGTTTCTGACCACTGCCAATGACAGTCAAAGCTATTTCCATATTAGTAAATTAGCTTTTTCCACCGACTTAAAGATTTTCTTATGTCTCCTAATCGGCATGTGCTTCTACCTGGCTGTCGGCTATGTCACTTGCTTACTTGGCAGTCGTGGGACCAAAGTCGGCTTTACGACCTATATGAAACGCTTCGGTCAGTTAACCAATTACGCAATTATTGTGAACCTATTATTATGGTTTGCTTCGTCCCTAGTTAACTTCAGTGTTGATAACTTCTTTACCATTGCGGCTAGCTTCAGATGGTCGATTATCCTGTTGAGTGTCAGTGTCCTTGTCTGGCAATTAGGTTTGATCTTCGTCATTAACAAGTCGGTGACCCAACCATTAATTAGCCGCGTCTACCTAGCCCTTATTGCGGTTCTAGTCGTTAGCCTGCTGTTCTACTTTATGGATAAAATTATTCTGCAGGATTTACAGACTGCACTTCTCAGTCACGCAACTGACTTTGCCAATCAAATTGGTAACTTGTTCGGTAGTCAATACTAG
- a CDS encoding zinc ribbon domain-containing protein gives MYKQHQFFKAADDRRGQASFCPNCGQAVAATDEFCPNCGFKLHATTDQPSPSVNTAQSTTSSTRKVRQQPQRHMPTWGWGLIAVIVVILIGGYLYGQNYYQPLNQLDRDLTALKTGKGLAKQVTSTDPSLKITNDSVKPMVTYFKNNRKSLASLASSLKSRSATNDYGIQFVKTGKDWLFFDKYQLQVTSVYATLATNHRNVALSVNGKHVATSNKATYEHKIGPYVPGSYTLTAKGTVSGHQITNKGTYYLRANGQTYDLDLRTISFTVNGTPNTTVYINGENEGTINSSGTLALNDIPWSNRMMLTGKYKAGSQTLTAKQTNVSDAEGQDVDLKFAGVMSKDTASDYLNGIFTAVSSYTSTGDLSDASDYDDRTLDDYFVNGTDNTDYKELVQMAKGYYDNDDVLDVTYEPTVLSTVPAAKQQSQITYDVKYDFTNSEDERIQVFRYTATVEKTGGHYKIVKITPAQKIRSYTKSDDSDD, from the coding sequence ATGTATAAACAGCACCAATTTTTTAAAGCCGCTGACGATCGTCGCGGCCAAGCATCGTTTTGTCCTAACTGTGGGCAAGCGGTGGCCGCAACGGATGAATTTTGTCCTAATTGCGGTTTTAAGTTGCACGCAACCACTGATCAGCCATCGCCATCAGTAAACACCGCGCAGTCAACAACAAGTTCGACGCGCAAGGTTCGACAACAACCCCAACGCCATATGCCAACTTGGGGTTGGGGTCTGATTGCCGTTATCGTTGTCATTCTGATTGGCGGCTATCTGTATGGACAGAATTATTATCAACCGCTCAATCAGCTCGACCGTGACTTAACCGCACTCAAGACTGGAAAAGGTTTAGCGAAGCAAGTAACTAGCACTGACCCATCACTCAAGATTACAAATGATAGCGTCAAGCCGATGGTCACTTACTTTAAAAACAATCGAAAATCATTAGCATCACTGGCTAGTTCGCTTAAAAGTCGTTCTGCGACTAATGATTACGGTATCCAGTTCGTTAAAACCGGTAAAGACTGGTTGTTTTTCGATAAGTATCAACTACAAGTCACTTCCGTTTATGCCACACTGGCGACGAACCACCGTAACGTTGCACTCAGCGTTAATGGTAAGCACGTCGCAACATCTAATAAAGCAACTTACGAGCATAAAATCGGGCCGTATGTTCCTGGTTCATACACCTTGACTGCCAAGGGAACGGTTAGCGGCCATCAGATTACCAATAAGGGCACCTATTACCTCCGGGCAAACGGCCAAACTTACGACTTAGATTTACGTACAATTTCCTTCACCGTTAATGGTACACCGAATACCACCGTTTATATCAATGGCGAAAATGAAGGAACGATTAACAGCAGTGGCACACTGGCGCTGAATGATATTCCCTGGTCTAATCGCATGATGTTGACTGGTAAATACAAAGCCGGTTCACAAACATTGACTGCCAAACAGACTAACGTTAGTGACGCTGAGGGTCAAGACGTGGACCTCAAATTTGCTGGTGTGATGAGTAAAGATACTGCCTCGGACTACCTGAACGGTATCTTCACCGCTGTCAGCAGTTATACGTCCACCGGTGACCTATCGGATGCTTCGGATTACGATGACCGCACTTTGGACGACTACTTCGTCAACGGTACCGATAACACTGACTACAAAGAACTGGTCCAAATGGCGAAGGGCTACTACGACAATGATGACGTCCTCGATGTCACCTATGAACCGACTGTCTTATCAACGGTTCCAGCAGCTAAGCAACAAAGCCAGATCACTTATGACGTCAAATATGACTTTACCAACTCTGAAGATGAACGCATTCAGGTCTTTCGTTACACCGCGACGGTCGAGAAAACCGGGGGGCACTACAAGATTGTTAAAATCACGCCGGCCCAAAAAATTCGGTCGTACACTAAATCCGATGATTCTGATGATTAA
- a CDS encoding UbiD family decarboxylase: protein MAEQPWDLRRVLDEIKDDPKNYHETDVEVDPNAELSGVYRYIGAGGTVQRPTQEGPAMMFNNVKGFPDTRVLTGLMASRRRVGKMFHHDYQTLGQYLNEAVSNPVAPETVAEADAPAHDVVYKATDEGFDIRKLVAAPTNTPQDAGPYITVGVVFGSSMDKSKSDVTIHRMVLEDKDKLGIYIMPGGRHIGAFAEEYEKANKPMPITINIGLDPAITIGATFEPPTTPFGYNELGVAGAIRNQAVQLVDGVTVDEKAIARSEYTLEGYIMPNERIQEDINTHTGKAMPEFPGYDGDANPALQVIKVTAVTHRKNAIMQSVIGPSEEHVSMAGIPTEASILQLVNRAIPGKVTNVYNPPAGGGKLMTIMQIHKDNEADEGIQRQAALLAFSAFKELKTVILVDEDVDIFDMNDVIWTMNTRFQADQDLMVLSGMRNHPLDPSERPQYDPKSIRFRGMSSKLVIDGTVPFDMKDQFERAQFMKVADWEKYLK, encoded by the coding sequence ATGGCAGAACAACCATGGGATTTGCGTCGCGTGCTTGATGAGATCAAGGATGATCCAAAGAACTATCATGAAACTGACGTCGAAGTTGATCCAAATGCGGAACTTTCTGGTGTTTATCGGTATATCGGTGCTGGTGGGACCGTTCAACGGCCAACGCAAGAGGGTCCAGCAATGATGTTTAACAACGTTAAGGGGTTTCCTGATACGCGGGTCTTGACTGGATTGATGGCGAGTCGCCGGCGCGTTGGTAAGATGTTCCACCACGATTATCAGACGTTAGGGCAATACTTGAACGAAGCAGTCTCTAATCCAGTGGCGCCAGAAACGGTTGCTGAAGCGGATGCGCCAGCTCACGATGTCGTTTATAAAGCGACGGATGAAGGCTTTGATATTCGTAAGTTAGTGGCAGCACCAACGAATACGCCCCAAGATGCTGGACCATATATTACGGTCGGTGTGGTGTTTGGCTCAAGCATGGACAAGTCTAAGAGTGATGTGACGATTCACCGAATGGTCCTTGAAGATAAGGATAAGTTAGGGATTTATATCATGCCTGGCGGTCGGCACATTGGTGCGTTTGCGGAAGAGTATGAGAAAGCTAACAAGCCAATGCCAATTACAATTAATATTGGTTTGGATCCAGCCATTACGATTGGTGCAACTTTCGAACCACCGACCACGCCATTCGGTTATAACGAATTAGGTGTTGCTGGTGCGATTCGGAACCAAGCTGTTCAATTAGTTGACGGGGTGACCGTCGATGAAAAGGCGATTGCGCGTTCTGAATATACGCTTGAGGGGTACATTATGCCTAACGAACGTATTCAGGAAGATATCAATACGCATACGGGCAAGGCGATGCCTGAATTCCCGGGTTATGATGGTGACGCCAACCCAGCTTTACAAGTGATTAAGGTGACGGCGGTGACTCATCGGAAGAATGCCATCATGCAAAGCGTGATTGGACCATCCGAAGAACATGTCAGCATGGCGGGAATTCCAACTGAAGCTAGTATCTTACAATTGGTTAACCGTGCCATTCCTGGTAAAGTGACGAATGTTTATAATCCGCCGGCTGGTGGTGGTAAGTTGATGACCATCATGCAGATTCACAAGGATAATGAAGCGGATGAAGGAATTCAACGGCAAGCTGCCTTGCTTGCGTTCTCAGCCTTTAAGGAATTGAAGACTGTTATCCTGGTTGATGAAGATGTTGATATTTTTGATATGAATGATGTGATTTGGACGATGAATACCCGTTTCCAAGCCGATCAGGACTTGATGGTCTTATCAGGCATGCGGAATCATCCGTTGGACCCATCGGAACGCCCACAATATGATCCAAAGTCGATTCGTTTCCGTGGGATGAGTTCTAAACTAGTGATTGATGGCACCGTACCATTCGATATGAAGGACCAATTTGAACGGGCCCAATTCATGAAAGTGGCTGACTGGGAGAAGTATTTGAAGTAA
- a CDS encoding SLC13 family permease: MNKKTIGFFSGIAVFAIIYFLPIAGLSAKGQMDLALSLMTVVWWATQIAQPAFVGGIYLMLLIIMNVATPSQVFSSAWTGSIMWLVIGAYLIAGAVNESGLGQRIAYAFIIKFVRSWKGIVISIFALTFILALLIPHPWPRAFMIMSVITVVAETAKMPKRDLAKLGLAVFAASCPLSGVFYTGDTSLNPLAVQASGQSVNFVSYFIYMGVPMIIAAILTMFLFLFLFKPSQEVHIDVEALKQQQAQLGGMTGKEVRTIIWLIIAIALWLTSGITGLDVGWLTLIVALMMSLPVVGGILTAKSWEGVPVNVLVFLTSAIAIGNVGGVTGMNNWIAKTLIPSNLPTNIYLLAIVITVFAMIIHMFMGSVIAVMGITIPAFVAATAHMGISPLAVSLLVFSVTNLHYILPFHNLAVLVGSDPDTGGGYTQKDVMRLGIPLTAVVFVVALVEMFWFHLVGLA, encoded by the coding sequence GTGAACAAGAAAACGATTGGCTTTTTCAGCGGAATCGCCGTATTTGCCATTATTTACTTCTTGCCGATTGCCGGCTTGTCAGCTAAGGGTCAGATGGACTTGGCACTTAGTTTGATGACGGTCGTCTGGTGGGCCACCCAAATCGCGCAACCCGCGTTCGTTGGTGGGATTTACTTAATGTTGCTCATTATTATGAACGTGGCGACACCGTCACAGGTCTTCTCGTCGGCGTGGACTGGTTCAATTATGTGGCTCGTGATTGGGGCGTACTTGATTGCGGGAGCGGTTAATGAATCTGGTTTGGGTCAACGCATCGCGTACGCATTCATTATCAAGTTTGTGCGGAGTTGGAAAGGGATTGTGATTTCGATTTTTGCCCTGACCTTTATCCTCGCACTCCTGATTCCCCATCCATGGCCTCGGGCGTTCATGATTATGTCCGTCATTACGGTGGTCGCGGAAACGGCGAAGATGCCCAAACGCGATTTGGCTAAGCTAGGCCTCGCTGTCTTTGCTGCGTCCTGTCCACTATCCGGGGTCTTTTATACTGGTGACACGTCACTAAATCCGTTGGCAGTACAGGCCTCTGGTCAAAGCGTCAACTTTGTCTCTTACTTTATCTACATGGGCGTGCCCATGATCATTGCGGCCATCTTAACCATGTTTCTGTTCTTATTCCTCTTCAAGCCTAGTCAGGAAGTCCACATCGATGTGGAAGCGTTAAAGCAACAACAAGCCCAGTTGGGTGGTATGACGGGGAAGGAAGTTCGAACAATTATTTGGCTGATCATTGCGATTGCACTCTGGTTAACGAGTGGGATCACCGGTTTGGACGTTGGTTGGTTGACGTTGATCGTTGCGCTGATGATGAGTCTCCCGGTAGTTGGCGGGATCTTGACGGCCAAATCATGGGAAGGTGTTCCCGTGAACGTGCTCGTGTTCTTGACTTCGGCAATCGCAATCGGGAATGTCGGTGGTGTGACTGGCATGAATAATTGGATTGCGAAGACCTTGATTCCAAGCAACTTGCCAACTAATATTTATTTATTAGCGATTGTGATTACTGTTTTTGCCATGATTATCCACATGTTCATGGGTTCTGTCATTGCGGTGATGGGGATTACGATTCCGGCCTTCGTAGCGGCCACGGCTCATATGGGAATTTCACCCTTGGCCGTATCGTTACTAGTCTTCTCGGTGACAAACTTGCATTATATTTTACCGTTCCACAACCTCGCTGTCTTAGTTGGAAGCGACCCCGATACTGGTGGGGGTTACACACAAAAAGACGTGATGCGGTTAGGAATCCCACTGACGGCGGTTGTCTTTGTCGTTGCGTTAGTTGAGATGTTCTGGTTCCACCTCGTTGGGTTGGCATAA
- a CDS encoding LysR family transcriptional regulator, which translates to MTINDLQAFVMVYDLRHISNAAVELHLSQSELSKRMRALENELNIKLLDTHNKRRLQITPAGETFYHHAHKMITDYETMMHDLAPNRPTTFAKLIIGAIPISGQYNIAKKIATFDTQHPDTEIKIIEDEGDQIVKRLLSGELQAAIIRDTQTTQLQPTEFQKQPLLADELKIILPRDHPLATQPVIRIQDLARQKIATLPPGSGVYEPINALFAQQGMTPQFFFESTHIETLLGILNQNNVTFLFKQSVLPFMTEHVVMRSLAIPFISQLNFVYPQRTGNQLLTDLIDYLTVTAQENQQV; encoded by the coding sequence ATGACCATTAATGACCTCCAAGCATTCGTGATGGTGTACGATTTACGCCACATTTCTAACGCTGCCGTAGAACTCCACTTATCACAATCGGAATTGTCCAAACGAATGCGAGCCCTTGAGAACGAACTGAACATTAAACTACTAGATACACACAACAAGCGCCGTCTACAAATCACGCCAGCTGGTGAAACGTTCTATCATCATGCGCATAAAATGATTACAGACTATGAGACCATGATGCACGATTTGGCACCGAATCGGCCAACGACATTTGCCAAGCTCATCATTGGCGCCATTCCAATCTCAGGTCAATATAACATTGCCAAAAAGATCGCCACTTTTGATACTCAGCATCCTGATACTGAAATCAAAATCATCGAGGATGAGGGCGACCAAATCGTCAAACGGTTACTGAGTGGTGAGCTGCAAGCGGCCATCATTCGCGATACTCAGACGACCCAATTGCAACCCACCGAATTTCAAAAACAACCACTACTCGCTGACGAACTCAAAATTATTTTACCGCGTGATCACCCCCTAGCTACCCAGCCAGTCATTCGGATTCAAGACTTAGCGCGGCAGAAAATTGCAACGTTACCACCGGGCTCCGGTGTTTACGAACCGATCAACGCACTCTTTGCTCAGCAAGGCATGACGCCCCAATTCTTCTTTGAAAGTACGCATATTGAAACGCTCCTGGGCATTCTCAATCAAAATAACGTGACTTTCTTATTTAAACAATCGGTACTTCCGTTCATGACTGAACACGTGGTCATGCGCTCACTCGCCATCCCGTTCATCAGTCAACTGAACTTTGTATATCCCCAGCGAACGGGGAACCAGTTACTCACCGACTTAATTGACTACTTGACGGTGACTGCCCAGGAAAATCAACAAGTTTAA